The following are from one region of the Pseudazoarcus pumilus genome:
- a CDS encoding MBL fold metallo-hydrolase RNA specificity domain-containing protein, giving the protein MSNSTIWPKLIHHGGIDGVTGSCHRLRFSADRSLLVDCGLFQGQDADRGDGLDQHRVRFPVDDVLALVVTHVHIDHIGRLPYLLAAGYAGPILCSVPSARLLPLVIEDALKVGFTRDAALIGRFLDEVGTRLVPLDYRRWHALVDDARHRVRVRLQRAGHILGSAYVEVDSLDRSKGRTHRTVFSGDLGAPHAPLLPAPKSPWRADTLVIESTYGDRRHEDRRTRRARLRAAIDRALENGGTVIVPAFSIGRTQELLYELEGLVHAARNARWRDLEVIVDSPLAARFTEAYRELKPWWDAEAHRRLRSGRHPLSFDNLYTVDGHEEHLRTVEYLATTGRPAVVIAASGMASGGRVVNYLKRMLPDPRHAVLFVGYQAPGTPGHAIARYGPRGGWVELDGARVDIRARVGTIGGYSAHADQRDLLNFIRRMRHPPAHVRLIHGDAGPKQAFKAGIEAWASGCGHPVRVTLAHQS; this is encoded by the coding sequence ATGTCCAATTCGACCATCTGGCCAAAGCTCATCCACCACGGCGGCATCGATGGTGTGACGGGCAGCTGCCATCGCCTGCGTTTCTCCGCGGACCGCTCTCTGCTCGTCGACTGTGGTCTGTTCCAGGGGCAGGACGCCGACCGGGGGGATGGCCTCGACCAGCACCGCGTCCGTTTTCCTGTCGATGATGTGCTGGCACTGGTGGTGACGCATGTGCACATCGACCACATCGGCCGTCTGCCCTATCTGCTGGCGGCTGGCTATGCCGGTCCCATCCTGTGTTCCGTGCCTTCGGCGCGGTTGCTGCCGCTGGTCATCGAGGATGCGCTGAAAGTCGGCTTCACGCGCGATGCGGCCCTGATCGGACGCTTCCTCGACGAGGTCGGCACGCGCCTGGTGCCGCTGGATTACCGCCGCTGGCACGCGCTGGTCGACGACGCGAGGCATCGCGTTCGCGTGCGGCTGCAGCGCGCGGGTCACATCCTGGGATCGGCCTATGTCGAGGTCGACAGCCTCGATCGCTCCAAGGGCCGGACGCATCGCACGGTATTCTCCGGCGATCTGGGCGCGCCGCACGCGCCGCTGCTGCCCGCGCCCAAGTCGCCGTGGCGCGCGGACACGCTGGTCATCGAAAGTACCTACGGCGACCGTCGGCACGAGGATAGGCGCACACGCCGCGCGCGGCTTAGGGCGGCCATCGACCGCGCACTGGAAAATGGCGGTACCGTGATCGTTCCCGCCTTCAGCATCGGGCGCACGCAGGAACTGCTCTACGAGTTGGAGGGGCTCGTCCACGCCGCGCGCAACGCGCGCTGGCGCGACCTGGAAGTGATCGTCGACTCTCCGCTCGCGGCCCGTTTCACCGAGGCCTACCGGGAACTCAAGCCGTGGTGGGACGCCGAGGCCCACCGGCGCCTGCGCAGCGGTCGCCATCCGTTGTCGTTCGACAATCTCTACACCGTCGACGGCCACGAAGAACACCTGCGCACGGTCGAATACCTCGCCACCACCGGCCGTCCCGCCGTGGTGATCGCTGCCAGCGGCATGGCCAGCGGCGGGCGCGTCGTGAACTACCTCAAGCGCATGCTCCCCGACCCGCGTCATGCGGTGCTGTTCGTCGGCTACCAGGCGCCGGGAACGCCGGGGCACGCGATCGCCCGCTACGGTCCGCGCGGCGGCTGGGTGGAGCTGGACGGCGCCCGCGTCGACATCCGCGCCCGTGTAGGCACCATCGGCGGCTACTCCGCCCACGCCGACCAGCGCGACCTGCTCAACTTCATCCGCCGTATGCGTCACCCGCCCGCCCACGTGCGCCTGATCCACGGCGACGCCGGCCCCAAGCAGGCCTTCAAGGCGGGAATTGAAGCATGGGCATCAGGCTGCGGCCACCCCGTGCGTGTCACGCTCGCACACCAGTCGTGA
- a CDS encoding nucleotidyltransferase domain-containing protein — translation MDLVASTLFGKTRRAVLVCLFDQPERAWYLRELSRQTGVSPGALQHELTQLVDADLVRRIPDGNRVLYRANTAHPIFVDLQAIVRKTCGLAARIKAALATYAEQIRFAAIYGSLAKGGGHGRSDVDLLVVGEIGFELLVQLVAPLEDELGREISVRLYPPDEFRAKRQAGDNFLNAVLAGELLVLMGAIDDA, via the coding sequence ATGGATCTCGTTGCCTCGACCCTTTTCGGCAAGACACGACGGGCAGTACTTGTATGCCTGTTCGACCAGCCCGAGCGCGCCTGGTATCTCAGGGAGCTTTCCCGTCAAACGGGCGTCAGCCCGGGTGCGTTGCAGCACGAGCTCACTCAGCTGGTAGATGCTGATCTTGTGCGCCGCATCCCCGACGGCAATCGGGTGCTCTATCGCGCGAACACTGCACATCCGATCTTCGTCGATCTGCAGGCAATCGTTCGCAAGACATGCGGTCTGGCCGCGCGCATCAAGGCGGCCCTCGCCACTTACGCCGAGCAGATTCGATTTGCTGCGATCTACGGCTCGCTGGCCAAGGGCGGCGGTCATGGGCGCAGTGACGTCGATCTGCTGGTTGTCGGCGAGATAGGTTTCGAGTTGCTCGTGCAACTGGTCGCACCGCTCGAAGACGAACTGGGCCGCGAGATCAGCGTTCGGCTGTATCCGCCGGATGAGTTCCGCGCCAAGCGGCAGGCTGGCGACAACTTTCTCAATGCAGTCCTTGCCGGCGAGCTTCTGGTTCTGATGGGAGCAATCGATGACGCTTGA
- a CDS encoding type II toxin-antitoxin system RelE/ParE family toxin, with amino-acid sequence MMVFKRKNFARWQAGEKLSDDTLCKAAREMERGLVDADLGGHLYKKRIGRPGAGKSGGYRTLLSARVGHRYVFLHGFSKSDKANITPGEKRALQYAGKVFLELSEKDLVKALRAGVLLELCCDEQDH; translated from the coding sequence ATGATGGTCTTCAAGCGGAAGAACTTTGCGCGGTGGCAAGCGGGCGAAAAACTCTCCGATGACACCTTATGCAAGGCGGCCCGGGAAATGGAGCGTGGTCTGGTAGACGCAGACTTGGGCGGCCACCTCTACAAGAAGCGGATAGGTCGTCCAGGTGCCGGCAAGAGCGGCGGCTACCGTACGTTGTTGTCAGCCCGTGTCGGTCATCGTTATGTGTTCCTGCATGGGTTCTCGAAAAGCGACAAGGCGAACATCACACCGGGCGAGAAGAGAGCACTTCAATATGCAGGAAAGGTATTTCTGGAGCTGTCGGAAAAGGACCTGGTGAAGGCATTGCGGGCGGGCGTTTTACTGGAGCTGTGTTGTGACGAGCAAGATCATTGA
- a CDS encoding helix-turn-helix domain-containing protein: protein MTSKIIESLRGDLAALHDAGAIGKVTMREFDAICPPPVREFDADDIKRLREALHFSQPVFALHLHTTASTVRKWEQGQTRPSGPALKLLNVIADKGLPAII, encoded by the coding sequence GTGACGAGCAAGATCATTGAATCGCTGCGCGGCGATCTGGCCGCATTGCACGATGCGGGCGCGATCGGCAAGGTGACGATGCGCGAATTCGACGCGATCTGTCCGCCGCCGGTGCGGGAGTTCGACGCGGACGACATCAAGCGTTTGCGTGAAGCGCTGCACTTCAGCCAGCCGGTGTTCGCACTTCACCTGCACACCACGGCCTCGACCGTGCGCAAATGGGAGCAGGGTCAAACGCGCCCGTCCGGCCCGGCGCTCAAGCTGCTCAACGTCATCGCCGACAAGGGCTTGCCGGCCATTATCTGA